From Lolium perenne isolate Kyuss_39 chromosome 5, Kyuss_2.0, whole genome shotgun sequence, a single genomic window includes:
- the LOC127300775 gene encoding epoxide hydrolase 3 yields the protein MAALAARGFRALAPDLRGYGDSSAPTDPAAYTILHLVGDAVALLDHLRLPKVFVVGHDWGAQVAWHLCLLRPDRVRAVVGLGVPYFPRAPRPMAELFAARGDGFYITQFQEPGRAEKAFARYDVVTVLKKFYSIELDDLAAPPGVEIIDFFQESSSPLPWMTDKELGQYAEKFQKSGFTGPLNYYRMMDTNWRLTAPWHDAKITVPAKFIVGEKDIGMESFGTKHYIESGGFKSNVPDLEVAIIEGHHFLQQEQAERVNAEILSFLDKFTEN from the exons TGGCCGCCCTCGCGGCCCGCGGCTTCCGCGCCCTCGCCCCCGACCTCCGCGGCTACGGTGACTCCTCTGCCCCCACGGACCCCGCCGCCTACACCATCCTCCACCTCGTCGGCGACGCAGTCGCGCTCCTCGACCACCTCCGCCTCCCCAAG GTGTTTGTGGTGGGCCATGACTGGGGCGCGCAGGTGGCGTGGCATCTTTGCCTGCTCCGGCCGGACCGGGTGCGCGCCGTCGTCGGCCTCGGGGTGCCCTACTTCCCCCGCGCCCCTCGACCTATGGCGGAGCTCTTCGCGGCGCGCGGCGATGGGTTCTACATCACGCAGTTTCAG GAGCCTGGAAGAGCTGAAAAGGCATTTGCTCGCTACGACGTCGTGACTGTCCTAAAGAAGTTCTACTCAATTGAATTAGATGACCTCGCCGCTCCTCCTGGAGTAGAGATCATAGACTTCTTCCAGGAATCATCATCCCCACTTCCGTGGATGACTGACAAAGAACTAGGCCAGTACGCCGAGAAGTTTCAGAAGTCTGGCTTCACCGGGCCACTCAACTACTACCGCATGATGGACAC GAATTGGAGGCTTACTGCTCCGTGGCACGACGCGAAGATCACGGTGCCTGCGAAGTTCATCGTGGGTGAGAAGGACATCGGCATGGAGTCCTTTGGAACCAAGCACTACATCGAGAGCGGGGGTTTCAAGTCCAATGTTCCAGACCTTGAAGTTGCCATCATTGAAGGACACCATTTCCTCCAGCAAGAGCAGGCCGAGAGAGTGAACGCTGAGATACTGTCCTTCCTCGACAAGTTCACTGAGAACTGA